In the Solanum pennellii chromosome 5, SPENNV200 genome, one interval contains:
- the LOC107020531 gene encoding coronatine-insensitive protein 1, with the protein MEERNSTRLSSSTNDTVWECVIPYIQESRDRDAVSLVCKRWWQIDAITRKHITMALCYTAKPEQLSRRFPHLESVKLKGKPRAAMFNLIPEDWGGYVTPWVMEITKSFSKLKALHFRRMIVRDSDLELLANRRGRVLQVLKLDKCSGFSTDGLLHISRSCKNLRTLLMEESYIIEKDGEWAHELALNNTVLENLNFYMTDLLQVRAEDLELIARNCKSLVSMKISECEITNLLGFFRAAAALEEFGGGAFNDQPELVVENGYNEHSGKYAALVFPPRLCQLGLTYLGRNEMSILFPIASRLRKLDLLYALLDTAAHCFLLQRCPNLEILETRNVVGDRGLEVLGQYCKRLKRLRIERGADDQEMEDEEGAVTHRGLIDLAKGCLELEYMAVYVSDITNEALEVIGTYLKNLSDFRLVLLDREERITDLPLDNGVRALLRGCHNLRRFALYVRPGGLTDVGLSYVGQYSPNVRWMLLGYVGESDHGLLEFSKGCPSLQKLEVRGCCFSERALALATLQLKSLRYLWVQGYRASSAGRDLLAMARPFWNIELIPARRVIANDGNNAETVVSEHPAHILAYYSLAGQRTDFPDTVKPLDPTYLLAE; encoded by the exons atGGAGGAACGGAACTCAACGAGATTGAGTAGCTCAACAAACGATACAGTATGGGAGTGTGTGATTCCGTATATACAGGAATCGCGTGATAGAGACGCGGTATCGTTGGTATGTAAGAGGTGGTGGCAGATCGATGCGATTACTAGAAAGCATATAACCATGGCGTTGTGTTATACAGCGAAACCAGAGCAGTTATCTAGAAGGTTTCCACATCTTGAATCGGTTAAACTGAAAGGGAAACCAAGAGCTGCTATGTTTAATTTGATACCGGAAGATTGGGGAGGATATGTTACACCTTGGGTTATGGAGATAACTAAGTCTTTTAGTAAATTGAAAGCACTTCATTTTCGTAGAATGATTGTTAGAGATTCGGATCTCGAATTACTTGCGAATCGTCGTGGAAGAGTTCTTCAAGTTTTGAAGCTGGATAAGTGTTCTGGATTTTCTACTGATGGTCTTCTGCATATTTCTCGTTCCTGCAA GAACTTAAGAACTTTGTTAATGGAAGAGAGTTATATAATTGAGAAAGATGGAGAATGGGCACATGAACTAGCATTGAACAACACTGTTCTTGAGAATTTGAACTTTTACATGACAGATCTTCTGCAAGTTAGGGCTGAAGATCTTGAATTGATAGCAAGAAATTGTAAATCTCTAGTCTCTATGAAAATTAGCGAGTGTGAAATTACGAATCTTCTTGGCTTCTTTAGAGCTGCAGCTGCATTGGAGGAGTTTGGTGGTGGCGCATTTAATGACCAACCAGAACTTGTTGTTGAAAATGGCTATAATGAGCATTCCGGAAAATATGCCGCACTAGTTTTCCCTCCAAGATTATGTCAATTGGGCTTGACATACTTAGGGAGAAATGAGATGTCCATTCTCTTCCCTATTGCGTCTCGTCTGAGGAAATTGGATCTTCTTTATGCACTTCTTGACACAGCAGCCCACTGTTTCTTACTGCAAAGGTGTCCCAACTTGGAAATTCTTGAG ACTAGGAATGTTGTTGGGGATAGAGGATTGGAAGTGCTTGGCCAGTACTGTAAGAGGTTAAAGCGGCTCAGGATTGAGAGAGGAGCTGATGATCAGGAGATGGAGGATGAAGAAGGTGCGGTTACACACAGAGGATTGATTGATTTGGCAAAGGGATGTCTTGAACTAGAATACATGGCTGTTTATGTGTCAGATATTACTAATGAAGCTTTGGAAGTTATTGGTACATATCTGAAAAATCTGAGTGATTTTCGGCTAGTTTTGCTTGACAGAGAAGAAAGAATAACAGATCTGCCACTTGATAATGGTGTGCGTGCTTTACTAAGAGGTTGCCATAATCTTAGAAGATTTGCCCTCTATGTCCGGCCTGGGGGCCTTACTGATGTAGGTCTCAGTTATGTCGGGCAATACAGCCCAAACGTGAGATGGATGCTTCTGGGATACGTTGGGGAATCCGATCATGGCCTTCTGGAGTTCTCTAAAGGATGTCCGAGCCTGCAAAAGCTAGAAGTGAGAGGCTGCTGTTTCAGTGAACGTGCATTAGCCTTGGCTACCTTGCAGCTAAAATCGTTAAGGTATCTATGGGTACAAGGATACAGGGCATCTTCAGCTGGTCGTGATCTCTTAGCGATGGCTCGCCCATTCTGGAATATTGAATTGATTCCTGCAAGACGAGTTATTGCCAACGATGGAAATAATGCAGAAACTGTAGTCTCGGAGCATCCAGCCCATATACTTGCCTACTATTCTCTTGCCGGACAAAGAACAGATTTTCCAGACACTGTCAAGCCTTTGGACCCAACTTACCTTCTCGCTGAATAG